Below is a window of Mauremys mutica isolate MM-2020 ecotype Southern chromosome 11, ASM2049712v1, whole genome shotgun sequence DNA.
AAGCCAGTTTGCATGATGTTGAGGGCCATGAATTTGCAATATGTAGGCACAAAGATATGAGTGCAATATTCAGGGGCAGGGTCCGGCAGCCTCCAGTAGGCCTCTAGTCCTGgtccaccccatcacacaggCCATATACCACACAGCACAACACTTCATAGTTCCCTTTGTTCCCCTTCACCCTTCCTCAAAACACAGAAACAAGGGGATGCCTGGGGAAATTGAAAGGTGGCAAATTTAAAATGGAtagaagggatttaaaaaaaatacactacATGGTTAGCTTGTAATATTATTACTGTTACATAGAGacatctctcctccccccccccgctctgccccccatcACTCACTGGGGCTCTCAGCAGAGCAGCAGAGCATTGGTGACCcccagggtctctctctctctcccaaagGTGATGGAGGAAGAATTTCAATTCCTGCTTTGCCAGGGGTGCCggaaagaacccaggaatcccaAGCTCCTGTCCTGCCTTCACACTTTGTGCACCGACTGCCTGGAAGAGAACAAGCCCGTTGGCCAGTGTCCCATCTGCCAGGCTCCCATCCCACAAGTCAGCGGGATCCCAGACCAGGACAACCTGCTCTTCGCCAATCTGCAGGCCAAGCTGAGCACCTACCAGAAGATTGTCAGCAGCAGCAACTTGGTCTGTGACCGCTGCAAGGATCTGGCTGAATTCTGGTGCTCTGAGTGTGAGGAATTCTTTTGCATCAGATGCTTTGAGGCCCACCAGTGGTTCTTGAAGAAGAAAAGCCATGAaaccaggaaggtgggagatctGAAGGCAGAATCTGCCAAACAGTTTCTGGAGGGAGCAAGGAAGTCCAGAATCCTCTTCTGTTCCAATCCCACCCACAATGACCAGAACTACATTACAAGGTAAGAACATCAACCTGCTGTGATTTATTCCCACAAAGTTGTGAGCACATTGGAAAAGGGTATTGGAAGGGAGGGTCTGTGGTGAAGCCAGGTCTCCCGTCTAGGGAATTTAGGACCCTTTCTTCTTGCACCAAGATATGAAGGTAATGCCCATTGACTTCCTCAGGAGCTACTTGAGTCATGTAGCAAGGATATGGCccttgggttctattctcagctcttcCACTGACCCACTATGCGACCTTGGGCACGTCACAGCTGTGATGAGTTGGACCCCtcttctgggatgccacctgatgtactggggtttcactgagccctcctgctccaccagcctggattcTCTCTCCCTGTTTTGTTGAATTAGGCTCTCCAgcctcttgcagcacacacacagaggtaaggccacacccagctgcagacacagactgaagccAGCTCTGTGTGAAAGGATTCACCCAGCACTCATGtgcaccagggctgcccagaggattccgggggcccggggtcttcggcggcggggggcccttccgttcctggacccaccgccgaagtgccccgaagacctgcggcaggggctcccccgccgccgaattaccgccggagcgggacccgccgccgaagcgcagcccggtcttcggcggtaattcggcagaggggggccccgccgcgggtcttcggggcacttcggcggcgggtcccggaacggaagggccccccgccgccgaattaccgccgaagaccgggctgaacttcggcggcgggtcccgctccgtcttcggcggtaattcgccagcggggggtccttccgccccggagcggaaggacccgccgccggcgaagaccgggagcggcagaagctcctgcgcccggccgcacaagagtttgccgggcaccccggagcgagtgagggaccccgctccagggcccccgaaaaactctggtgggggcccccgtggggttcaggggctggggcaaattgcccctcttgccccccccctctgggcggccctgatgtgcACACCCCATTTGGggaataaacccaaaataatattgtcttgtgctgtatagaaagatctgcacagcgcaagctcataaaaaatcgccctctccctcaatgtgaagaaaaatatgcacaacttcttgcccttccccccgcccccaggtagaaattgcacaaactgggtttaataatagacaaaacaaatgtattaactataaaaggcagatgttaagtgattataagggatggCAAACACAGCAAAGCatattactgagcaaataaaacaaaatccacATACTAAGCGTAAGATCTTAAAGACAGttgtttcaagaagtaatttctcactctaaatgttattttaggtaAGTTGCAGAGTTTTTGTAGCTTacagttccagttatttcttcttacagactggacccctgtctcagtctggactcacccctgcctttCTCCTCAGGTTAGTTTCTTTGTCCcttcaggtactttcagcagtctttcttcttgggtaggCAATGGAGGGAGAGTCAAGatcaaccccctccccagcccttaaAAAGGATTTACCTAAGGTCGGAATCCTTTGTTTGATCCCCATCCCCCTacagtggaaaagtaccagcagtgtccaaggggGTATTTTTCATCAGGTGACACTCTCACCTGACCTTGTAGTGTCAATGAAGCATCCCAGGAAGCACCTCAGGATGGTGGGAGATTTGTATCTTCAGAGTTCTATTGTCCTTCTTAAATGGGTCATTCAGGAGgattgcctactgtctggtggACGTTCCTCCCACGTACACACACAgatgtaattgttacatagtcaatattcctaactttagatacagaaatgatacatgaatacaaattggataatcacactcagtaaatcataaccttgcCAATGgtatcttacatgagccatcttgcataaagtatatcttagttatgccatattcatatcataaccatcTTTCTATgcagaatatggggtgtaatgtcaTAACAGCctcttcctgtgcctcagtttccccatctgtaaaatgaggccaGCTCTTTTTCAAGTGGCCTCTGCACATTCCCACCCTTGCTTCAGGGTGTCAGCAGATCACGACAGGGTCAGGCTAGAATTCGCATCCCCCTGCACCTCTAACAGTGCCCCAGGGCTGCTCTTCAGCAGGGACCTTAGAGGGGGAGGGAttgctcaatggtttgagcattggcctgctaaacccagggttgtgagctcaatccttgaggggactatttagggatctggggcaaaaatctgtgtggggattagtcctgctttggactagatgaccttctgctgatattctatgatctaaaTTCATGAGCCCTTACTGCTTGAATTAAAAGACCAAGGTCTTTAGTCTGGAGGCAAGAGGAGACTCAAACTTCTATGTGTGGTGCAGTAACAAGGGTGACAAAGCATGTGTCACACACCCCATTGAGCAATCAGCCAGGTACATTTTGGGatttccctcacacacacacttcatctgACACAGGGCACATTGACCACTGCTGGAGGCACTGACTTGATACACCCTCTGGGTTAGTATGAGAAAGCCTCTATTCCTAAAGATCCCATGGAGTCTTACAAATTCCTTATGCATGTGTCACATGGAAAGGCATATAACCATGCGTGGCAGGTACAATAGGCCAGGAGGGGCTAAGGCTCCCCAGCGCAGCCGACGCTGATCCTGCCACCAAAAGCCTGGGCCATGgtggctccacctcttcccctccctgctgggagTGGACTTCTGCAGGAAGAGTTTGCTTATTTATTATGCACCATGCAAGTTCCCAGGCAGCTATCTGCTTCCCAGGTCCCTGGGACTCcccagggagattactgatgaacccaggaagctgagtagcagaTACTGCCTCCTCAGCTGCCCTGGAACTTGCATGGCTCATATAAAAGCTCAGCATTCTCCACCTACCTGCTCCTCTCCAATACtctccaccccgccccctgccggtCCCTGCCACCGCTCATCGGTTCCTCCTCTCTGctctgctcagcccccacccccactcaccagtccctcctcttcccccactcaGCCTCCAGTAGGAGGAGGGATGTGGCGGGGAGGTGGGTGGGAAGAAGAGGGAGGATGTGGCAAGGaggtgagtggggaggggaggaaggatgcACACGGGGAGGGGGATGACAAGGgaagaggaagggaggagggaccagtgAACAGAGATGGGGGGCCTAGTGGGGACAGGGGACAGAACCAGTGGGGCtgactggggaggagaggggaaggagaagagggtTGCATAGGGTGAGCAGGGGAGCCAAGAAGGGAGAGAAGGGACTGGCGAGCAGCGGCAAGGGGACTgagcaggaagtggggggaagagggaccGGTGAGCAGCGGCAGGGGCCCAAGtggtgaggaggaggggggatggagaggagggacacctgcagcaggggaggaggaggtgggcctggggcaaagtgggggtgcagtgtGGGTGAGGCCACAGacagaagaggcaggacagggagcTAGCCTCACTGAGGGGAAGCTTCACCTGCCAATCATGCATATAGCACACGTGTAGTAATCTGTTGCAGCCTGTACCAATCACTAATTAAATTCCTGGTTCTCTTAGAGAACAATGGTTTGATTATTcctcccatctacccagcccTGTTTCTTTGGTTGCCTGTAGCATTTTAAATCACACTTCGGGGTGGAATTAATTGGGATGCCATCAAACTGAAAAGTGACAGGCATGAAAAGAAACAAGACTGGGCAAGAGGAGAGAGAATCTCACGTCACATTTCTCTGCATGTCTCAGATTtgctcaggctctaggtggctgTATCCCAGACCCCACAGTTTTAACCTCAGAATGGGCCAGATTCGGATCCAATTTACCCCATTATAAATGCAGAATGACTTCATTGTCACTGATGGGTTATGCTTGGCTTTATGCCACTCTAacggagatcagaatctggcccagtgagaTTACTGCAAATGAGAAGCATTTGTTGCATAGACATCCTGGATATTCTGTCTCGCTTACTCACTGGGTGCAGCTGGGCTAATGACTGCCAGAAACAGTGCAGCTGAAATCAGTGCTAAGATATTAGGGTAGATGGGACTAAGGCATTTTCACCACCAAGTCATGGAAATCTGCTCAGCATAACCTGCATGGTGAAAGTAGTGACTGAGCCCTGGGTATGTTGCAGCTGACACCATTAGTACCATTCCTGCAGCTGCACCAGTATATCCTTGCAAGGAAGGCTGGTCCAGTGCTTAGGGGACTAGGCTAGGGCCTGGGAGATTGGCGGTGGGTGTCAAATCCCTGCTTTACCACAgactgtgtgtgaccttgggcaagtctcttagcctttctgtgcctcagctaTTAATTTGGTTGGTACCTACAAGCAGTTGAGTGGGAGGAGAAATGGAATCAGAGAGGAAGGGATGTAGCATTTCTCATCAAGAGCGAATTGCCAACTTCTACAAACAGCTCCTAATGAATCACCTTATAGATTCCAGCCTCTGGGTGGCTATGCCGGGCTGCAGATTTTCTCCATTCATCTTCTCTTTGGAGACTGTCCCTTTTCTGGACTCCCTGAAAAACAAAAGGCatcatcctcagctggtgtaaatcaccatggctccattgatttcagcacaACTATTCccattaacaccagctgaggaggatCTGTCCCAGAGAATCTCTAAGGAATTCCCCAGAATGGGAAGGGAATTTCCACAGGGTGCAGCTATTATCCCATTATCTCTCTGCCCGTTTTCTCTATGTGCCAATAAGGAATGCTTTGTTAGGGATATGCCAATGGCCAAATATTTGAATCAACCCTCATAAGTCTGGCTGCCAGTGGGAAACTTTGGAGATCTTATGTCTCCTTCTCCACCACTTTTCACCTTTTCCCCTACACCTCACATCACAATAGTattgggtgggaaatggttttccatcCCACTAAAATCTTTGAGAATTCAAAACTTTTTCCACATCctaaatcaggacaaaaagtcaaaatctcaatgATTTTTCCAAATCAGAAAAGGTTTCTGTTTGtgtaaatcaaaacattttgtttaattttttaccttttcttctttttataaAGCTCTCTCGTTTTTTACTTCAATTAGCTTATTTTTTTTAGATTGTTTGTTTTCGACCAGAAaaccagaatttttcattttgaaaatgttaaaactaACCCTTTTGAAACATTGCTTGACATTTTGTCGAGTCATGAAATTCATTTACACCAATCCTGTTTGCGAATGGTTTCACTTGGGACTAATTggcattttttgatgaaaaaaaatgttgtttgaaaaaatcccaaccagctctaatcacAAGGCTCAGGATGTGGCTACAACCAAAGTGCTTGCCCCAGCCCCAACTGTAGCCCAAGGAGTGGGTTGTGGAGAAGATGGACTTCTTAGTATGCATTCAAATGAAACTGTATTGTGTTTGCATCAGTAATATCTACTGCAGAGGATGTTTAAAGCCCCTCTGCTGTTCCTGCGCGCTCCTGGATAGTGAGCACTCAAAACTCTACTGCAACATCCAGACAGAAATCGAGCggaggcaggaggagctggggagcctgAGCGAAgagctgaagaggaagaaggccCACTTTGAAGATGTCTATAAAAGTCTGAAGGGCAAAGCTGACCACATGGACCAAGTGAGGACTGAAAACCAGGAGCTGATCCAAAAGAGAGTCAAACACATGGTGAAGCTGATCcgagagaaggagcaggagctgctggagatgGTGGACAGGCAGCACCGCCTGGGGAACGAGGACCTGGAGGGGAAGCTGAAGCAGATGGAAGCCGTGCTCAAAAGGATGGGGGCTGGTGAGCAGCTAGTGGAGAAGATGCATCTCTACGCGTCGGACCAGGAAGTGATGGACATGCACCCCTTCATCAAGGAGTCCTTAGAGGAGCTCATGAAGCTGCAGCCTCTGGCAGTGGGAGCCAATGTCCAGGCTGGAGACTTCACCAAGTGTAAAGCTGAACTCCAGGCTCTGTTTGAAAGAGTGACTGGGGAGAGAGGTAAGACGCTTTCACAGACCTGACCTATGTGGCTCCTGCTGGAGTGAGATGGGATGGTGCTGGGTGGGATGGAGGAATGGCTGCATGATGCCATGTCTGATTGACATGCTAGATGGTCCTCAATGTACCACCTGCCCTGCCTTGCTAACTACTAATTACTATACCTCAAAAATGGTGCAAACTATTTTCCCTCTTGCAAAATGCTCCCTGTGAAATCGGAGGAAGATGTTACACTTTGGGGCAGCTGTGTTAAAACCCACAAAATATCAGTGTCTCTCAAGTGTCCAGAAGTTCTTTCCCTCTTTGCATGATTGGCCCTCATTCAGCTAACGGTGCTCTAACTTTCAGGGTTCAGCCTCAGTCCCATTCCCCTGATTCGCCATCTCCCCATGCTATGGGTCCATCATtcccaccagtgcaaagtgggtggcAACAGCTCCCTTTCTGATTCCCTAGCCTTTTGCACGTACTGATGTAAAGGATGGCCTGAGGTGCAGGACAATGGATAATCCAGCCTGTGCGCTCCAGTTTTGGGATTGCAATCCATAGCACTCCGACGCAACTGGGCCCGCCTGTCAGCTAGTTGGTTGACTTAAGAGCTAGGAGTTGCCCCTTCAGAATAGGAAGCTGTTTCCCAAAAGCAGGGCCTCAGTGTCTCGAAGGACTCAGGACCGCCTCCTCCAGTTGAGGCCATTCCCACATCACTGCAAGCCAGGTGGCAACTCTCTGCTCTGTCCGAAAGCAGGCGGCCAGATTcacccctggtgtaactccactgcagtcagttCCACCAGCAATGAGGTTGGTCTACTGGTAGTATCACTCAGTGGTTTCTGCCATCTCCCCATGCAGATATGAAGACTGTTAGCCAGGATTTTATGACGTGCTGGTTTTACTGCTGTGGTTCTGCTTGCTGGACTCCTGGCTAAGATAGCAGGCACCTACGTCCCTGGCTCATCCAGAACCTAGCAGTCAGGCTTCTGACGAGGAATAGGGAATCAGAATGAGAAGCAAGCCAGTTCTTACTGTTACAGGCCTTTCACAAAGGCCACTTCCAGCTTAGCTGCTTGCAGGGCATGGGGACACTCTGCTGACACTGTATTTTCACTGTCTCTGAGAACAGCCCCACCCAGCTCGATCTTTCTCCTTTGTAGATGCTGCCTCCTGCgctgccccagcagctccagAGACTGAGGTGTCTTCAGCTAAGGACTGGGTGAGAGGAGCTATTTGCGTTTGCCCTTATCAAAGGGgtaggggagggctcctgccatgctaagggctgggggaggtgctgattctGTAGTTGCTTCCACCTGCCGCACTGGCTGAGTTTACATGCGTGATGGGGGGTAAGGAATGCTAAGCAGGACTAGGAGTGTGGGGGGACGTGATTCTGCACTGATGGGAGCGTGGCTGCCGCGTCCCTCCCACCAAGTGCTAGCAGGGGAAAGGCCGAAGGAGGGGAACATGGCACCTCATTGTGCTGAAGcctgtgggtgagattctgtccAGACACCTAATAACAGAGATCCCCCTATTCGCTGTCACCACCCCACATTCGCTGGCCAGCCGCTGCTCTGCCTGCTCCACCTCTCACTGGTTGGTCTCTGTAATGGGGTCACACATCCTGTACTGAGCCTAGGCAGAAAGGAGAGGATAGTCTTTCCTGCTTACAGGCAATCAGCTTGATCACATACCTGCATAGCTGCCAGAACTGCCAACCCTGGAGACAGGCAGCCACACCTGTGACCAACAGAGAACATGAGCTGGTATAATAGGGAGAGaacagagagggagaaagaggcaGAAAGGCCTGAGATAGCCAAGGGGCTACAGACCCACACCAAGCAGCCTCTGAGAAAGCATCCAGGAGACAGAAAGAGAGTGCATGCCCTGGAGTTGAAGGGCTGATAGAGTCAGTATAAGGAGGGAGTTCATGGActgatctgattgaaaacaaaccaaaaagggTCTGTTAGGAGAAGCTGGGACCCCTAGAAAGGCCACACAAAGAGGTGGTGACATCCCATAGAGGCTGTAATCTCCTTTGGACTAGAGCCTGGCCTGGCTTTGTGC
It encodes the following:
- the PML gene encoding protein PML isoform X2 → MQVMEEEFQFLLCQGCRKEPRNPKLLSCLHTLCTDCLEENKPVGQCPICQAPIPQVSGIPDQDNLLFANLQAKLSTYQKIVSSSNLVCDRCKDLAEFWCSECEEFFCIRCFEAHQWFLKKKSHETRKVGDLKAESAKQFLEGARKSRILFCSNPTHNDQNYITSNIYCRGCLKPLCCSCALLDSEHSKLYCNIQTEIERRQEELGSLSEELKRKKAHFEDVYKSLKGKADHMDQVRTENQELIQKRVKHMVKLIREKEQELLEMVDRQHRLGNEDLEGKLKQMEAVLKRMGAGEQLVEKMHLYASDQEVMDMHPFIKESLEELMKLQPLAVGANVQAGDFTKCKAELQALFERVTGERDAASCAAPAAPETEVSSAKDWPEEFTQLRTREQHPVPMLTGNIQETHLGMAPPGKRKRGQAEKAIQTPPKVLKLESQPEVVERTPSKCDQGLLDWDLQPGPSTSTPSRNCGGAPAARGAVLSQELGNAHSEPGDQDSSIMISSSEDTDEDTMLSSMLEGSKDSSSYLRFEWESSAPGSGVVASAGFGGRTLVFFDMKVNKDTQIITQLAAANGENSFKVVIQTPESVLSLISQGVSLETGLEHFLCYLRSVPKPILVVYNFWTSELTILFKALDSFAKKWDFCTTVCGYLDTLPLIKEKIPTFGLYKMKNLVRMYLHKPLNDSSALASVKALRDLCKLLEIHTDTEPRLILSHCNLESYTSLQPLLQEKLLTRSAAKTLAMRNMVLCELQES
- the PML gene encoding protein PML isoform X1, with the translated sequence MQVMEEEFQFLLCQGCRKEPRNPKLLSCLHTLCTDCLEENKPVGQCPICQAPIPQVSGIPDQDNLLFANLQAKLSTYQKIVSSSNLVCDRCKDLAEFWCSECEEFFCIRCFEAHQWFLKKKSHETRKVGDLKAESAKQFLEGARKSRILFCSNPTHNDQNYITSNIYCRGCLKPLCCSCALLDSEHSKLYCNIQTEIERRQEELGSLSEELKRKKAHFEDVYKSLKGKADHMDQVRTENQELIQKRVKHMVKLIREKEQELLEMVDRQHRLGNEDLEGKLKQMEAVLKRMGAGEQLVEKMHLYASDQEVMDMHPFIKESLEELMKLQPLAVGANVQAGDFTKCKAELQALFERVTGERDAASCAAPAAPETEVSSAKDWPEEFTQLRTREQHPVPMLTGNIQETHLGMAPPGKRKRGQAEKAIQTPPKVLKLESQPEVVERTPSKCDQGLLDWDLQPGPSTSTPSRNCGGAPAARGAVLSQELGNAHSEPGDQEDSSIMISSSEDTDEDTMLSSMLEGSKDSSSYLRFEWESSAPGSGVVASAGFGGRTLVFFDMKVNKDTQIITQLAAANGENSFKVVIQTPESVLSLISQGVSLETGLEHFLCYLRSVPKPILVVYNFWTSELTILFKALDSFAKKWDFCTTVCGYLDTLPLIKEKIPTFGLYKMKNLVRMYLHKPLNDSSALASVKALRDLCKLLEIHTDTEPRLILSHCNLESYTSLQPLLQEKLLTRSAAKTLAMRNMVLCELQES